The following are encoded in a window of Natronoarchaeum philippinense genomic DNA:
- a CDS encoding oxidoreductase, which produces MARLEAPVGIGDRTLQNRLYRAPLLECAGNGPEAVDALIEDLEPAAASGAGLLCQGATIVRGEGGCAAPGMTRVHDPEFVEQLARLTERVHDHGAKIAIQLEHGGLRSMEVWHAGYRQSHSGLEQLAVSRPPWQLRALDRLGLVSFDPHVLDTAEVYGLAADFGKAAARAVDAGYDAIHLAGANMGVVQQFLSPFYNRRDDEFGGSRRERVRFLELVHDEIRARAGDVPLLTKVPAETAAPRLVQRHLDLDDGVWIAEHLADYGYDAVAPVRANVTWDMSIVRGEYPGRAWEREEFADGYADAFGSRYRARAVAALNRLQARRFEFEPAWNESFCRRVRRRVDVPVMLEGGVRERGQMDRLLGATGEEPACDLVGMARPFYAEPRLPARLLDAEAHSASSPRSQAHEDAEEQYSSSPRSQAHEDAETRAVCESCNNCTVPQVTGAPGVCRTPSVLRRRGELEKQGAYERDADD; this is translated from the coding sequence ATGGCACGGCTCGAAGCCCCAGTCGGGATCGGCGATCGGACGCTCCAAAATCGGCTCTACCGGGCGCCGCTGCTGGAGTGTGCGGGCAACGGGCCCGAGGCCGTCGACGCGCTGATCGAGGACTTGGAGCCGGCGGCCGCTTCTGGCGCGGGGCTGCTCTGTCAGGGCGCAACGATCGTCCGAGGCGAGGGCGGGTGTGCGGCCCCGGGGATGACGCGCGTCCACGATCCCGAGTTCGTCGAGCAGTTAGCGCGGCTCACAGAGCGGGTCCACGACCACGGAGCGAAGATAGCGATCCAGCTCGAACACGGCGGGCTGCGGAGCATGGAGGTCTGGCACGCCGGCTATCGACAGTCCCATTCCGGCCTAGAGCAGTTGGCCGTCTCGCGTCCGCCGTGGCAACTCCGAGCGCTCGACCGGCTCGGACTGGTCTCGTTCGACCCGCACGTGCTCGACACCGCCGAGGTGTACGGGCTGGCTGCCGACTTCGGCAAAGCCGCCGCCCGGGCGGTCGACGCGGGCTACGACGCGATCCACCTCGCCGGCGCGAACATGGGCGTCGTCCAGCAGTTTCTCTCCCCGTTTTACAATCGGCGGGACGACGAGTTCGGCGGCTCCCGGCGCGAGCGCGTGCGGTTTCTCGAACTCGTCCACGACGAGATTCGCGCCCGGGCGGGCGACGTACCCCTGCTGACGAAAGTTCCAGCCGAAACGGCGGCGCCGCGACTGGTGCAACGGCATCTCGATCTCGACGACGGCGTCTGGATTGCCGAACACCTCGCAGACTACGGCTACGACGCCGTGGCGCCGGTCCGCGCGAACGTGACGTGGGACATGAGCATCGTGCGCGGCGAGTATCCCGGCCGCGCGTGGGAGCGCGAGGAGTTCGCCGACGGCTACGCCGACGCCTTCGGCAGTCGCTATCGGGCCCGCGCGGTGGCGGCGCTCAATCGACTGCAAGCGCGTCGATTCGAGTTCGAACCGGCGTGGAACGAGTCGTTCTGTCGGCGGGTGCGCCGCCGTGTCGACGTGCCGGTCATGCTGGAGGGCGGCGTCCGCGAGCGCGGCCAAATGGACCGCCTGCTCGGCGCGACGGGCGAGGAGCCGGCCTGCGATCTGGTCGGGATGGCCCGGCCGTTCTACGCCGAGCCGCGGCTTCCCGCGCGGCTGCTGGACGCCGAAGCGCACAGCGCTTCGAGCCCTCGTTCGCAAGCTCACGAGGACGCCGAAGAACAGTACTCTTCGAGCCCTCGTTCGCAAGCTCACGAGGACGCCGAAACGCGAGCCGTCTGCGAGAGCTGTAACAACTGCACCGTTCCGCAAGTCACCGGCGCACCCGGCGTCTGTCGGACGCCGTCGGTCCTTCGGCGTCGCGGCGAACTGGAGAAGCAAGGAGCGTACGAGCGGGACGCCGACGATTGA
- a CDS encoding DUF7537 family lipoprotein → MRRHLAIVAVVVLVALAGCSGAMPGDDSSTSDDPNDAEQAPTLETVAYPDGYAQTGLTNASQALATHDAAIADAAGYQASASIRVDAGDETQELVLNSTVDNDAGTEFSRLELAGSVEVYRTANGSTYTRIDDGSNVQYVASRPDAYAQVSIAQFESTLSATNLTATSVSQDGSATLLTYTGDGSIEGSGDVSIELVVDTEGRIHSLSIDQGADVSADFDFEYGSVTVEQPTWLDDAKAAT, encoded by the coding sequence ATGCGCCGTCACCTTGCGATCGTCGCGGTCGTCGTCCTCGTCGCGCTGGCGGGCTGTAGCGGCGCGATGCCGGGCGACGACAGTTCGACGAGCGACGATCCGAACGACGCCGAGCAGGCACCGACGCTCGAAACAGTCGCGTACCCCGACGGCTACGCCCAGACCGGTCTCACCAACGCGAGCCAAGCGCTGGCGACCCACGACGCCGCGATCGCGGACGCCGCAGGCTACCAAGCGTCGGCGTCGATCCGGGTCGACGCCGGCGACGAAACCCAAGAACTCGTGTTGAACTCGACCGTCGACAACGACGCCGGCACCGAGTTCTCCAGACTCGAACTCGCGGGCTCGGTCGAGGTGTATCGCACCGCCAACGGCTCGACGTACACCCGGATCGACGACGGTTCGAACGTCCAGTACGTCGCCAGCCGTCCCGACGCGTACGCGCAGGTGTCGATCGCGCAGTTCGAGTCGACGCTCTCGGCGACCAACCTCACCGCCACGTCGGTCTCGCAGGACGGGTCGGCGACGCTGCTGACCTACACGGGCGACGGCTCCATCGAGGGTAGCGGCGATGTCTCGATCGAACTGGTCGTCGATACGGAGGGCCGCATCCACTCGCTATCGATCGATCAGGGCGCCGATGTCTCGGCCGACTTCGACTTCGAGTACGGCTCCGTGACGGTCGAACAGCCCACTTGGCTCGACGACGCCAAGGCGGCGACCTGA